Proteins found in one Primulina eburnea isolate SZY01 chromosome 16, ASM2296580v1, whole genome shotgun sequence genomic segment:
- the LOC140816223 gene encoding pentatricopeptide repeat-containing protein At1g71460, chloroplastic has translation MFTMEALCHHNLTLKPLIFIHSFPPNPLYTQDNHDKGTFKIKASTLVSPLTHSKQKPKKFKKNDEFPNSIPVANKNPHAIYKDIQKFAEQNKLKEALAIMDYLDHRGIPTNVTTFSSLISACVRVKAIDAAKQVHVHVRINGLEKNEFLQTKLVNMYAACGAIEDAKKVFDEIHVTSVYPWNALLRGNVVSGRRNNREVLGSFLEMRASGVELNVYSFSCLIKSLAGANSLRQGLKTHGMLIKNGLIESCIIRTGLIDMYFKCGKIKLARSIFDELQERDVVVWGAMIAGFVHNRLQREALGYTRWMIREGIEVNSVILTSILSVIGEVFARKVGQEVHAYVIKTKEYSKQLFIQSGLVDMYCKCGDMVSGRKVFYRSMERNVISWTALLSGYVANGRLEQALRSIIWMQQEGFKPDVVTIATVLPVLGKLRALKQGMEVHAYAIKNGFLPGVSVSTSMMRMYSNCGVLDYCSKLFHNMEKKNVIAWTAMIECFIESRCLHEALGNFRAMQLSKHRPDSVTMARILSVCGDLKVQKLGKEVHGQALKKDFESIPFVSAEIIKMYGNWGAINEAKLSFDDVCVKGSMTWTAIIEACECNGRYEEALHLFDKMVSAGSSPNQFTFKVILRICQKAELADDALRIFNLMTRKYKIKASDEHYSIVIDLFTRFGRLQVAEKFIQMRSSLACQ, from the coding sequence ATGTTTACGATGGAGGCACTCTGCCACCACAACCTCACCCTGAAACCTCTTATTTTCATTCATTCTTTCCCTCCAAACCCATTATATACTCAAGACAACCACGACAAGGGTACCTTCAAGATCAAAGCATCAACATTAGTCTCTCCACTCACACATTCGAAGCAAAAACCCaagaaattcaaaaaaaatgaCGAGTTCCCAAACTCTATACCAGTTGCCAACAAAAACCCGCATGCTATTTACAAAGATATACAGAAATTTGCTGAACAAAACAAACTTAAAGAAGCTCTTGCCATAATGGATTATCTGGACCACCGTGGCATTCCCACTAATGTCACAACGTTTTCATCGCTTATTTCTGCCTGTGTGAGAGTCAAGGCAATTGATGCAGCGAAGCAGGTGCACGTGCATGTGAGGATAAACGGTCTtgaaaaaaatgagttcttGCAAACAAAGCTTGTGAATATGTATGCGGCCTGTGGAGCcatcgaggatgcaaagaaggTGTTTGATGAAATACATGTGACAAGTGTGTATCCTTGGAATGCGTTGCTTAGGGGTAATGTTGTTTCCGGCAGGCGAAATAATCGGGAAGTGTTGGGATCATTCTTGGAGATGCGGGCTTCTGGCGTGGAGTTGAATGTTTACAGCTTTTCTTGTTTGATCAAGAGCTTGGCAGGGGCTAATTCTTTGAGGCAGGGACTGAAAACTCATGGAATGTTGATTAAAAATGGTTTGATTGAGAGTTGTATAATTAGGACTGGTTTGATCGATATGTATTTCAAATGTGGCAAGATTAAGCTGGCACGGAGTATCTTCGATGAGTTGCAGGAGAGGGATGTGGTGGTGTGGGGAGCGATGATAGCTGGTTTTGTTCATAATAGGTTGCAAAGGGAAGCATTGGGATACACCAGGTGGATGATAAGAGAGGGTATAGAGGTCAACTCAGTTATATTGACTAGTATCCTTTCGGTGATTGGAGAAGTTTTTGCTCGAAAAGTAGGGCAGGAGGTCCACGCTTATGTTATCAAAACGAAGGAGTACTCAAAGCAGCTGTTTATTCAGTCTGGTTTAGTTGATATGTACTGCAAATGTGGAGATATGGTATCTGGAAGAAAGGTGTTCTACAGATCAATGGAGAGAAACGTTATTTCATGGACAGCTCTTTTATCAGGTTATGTTGCTAATGGGAGGTTAGAGCAAGCATTAAGATCCATTATTTGGATGCAACAAGAAGGGTTTAAGCCTGATGTTGTAACAATTGCTACGGTTCTTCCTGTTTTGGGAAAACTGAGGGCCTTGAAACAAGGGATGGAAGTTCACGCTTATGCCATAAAGAATGGGTTTCTGCCCGGTGTTTCCGTTTCTACTTCAATGATGAGGATGTACTCTAATTGTGGTGTTTTGGACTACTGCTCAAAATTGTTTCATAATATGGAGAAAAAGAATGTTATAGCATGGACAGCCATGATCGAGTGTTTCATAGAGAGTCGATGCCTACATGAAGCACTTGGTAATTTTCGTGCAATGCAATTGTCCAAACACCGGCCAGACTCGGTGACTATGGCAAGAATACTGAGTGTTTGTGGTGATCTTAAAGTTCAAAAACTTGGAAAGGAGGTCCACGGACAAGCTTTGAAAAAAGATTTCGAATCAATCCCTTTTGTTTCGGCAGAAATCATAAAAATGTATGGTAACTGGGGAGCAATCAATGAAGCGAAGTTGTCATTTGACGATGTTTGTGTCAAGGGATCGATGACATGGACAGCCATTATCGAGGCGTGTGAATGCAACGGTCGATACGAAGAAGCCTTGCATCTTTTTGATAAAATGGTGTCCGCTGGTTCCTCTCCAAACCAATTTACCTTTAAAGTGATTCTACGTATTTGTCAGAAAGCTGAACTTGCAGACGATGCATTGAGGATTTTCAATTTAATGACCCGAAAATATAAAATCAAAGCATCTGACGAACATTACTCTATCGTTATCGACCTTTTTACTCGTTTTGGTCGACTCCAGGTAGCCGAGAAATTTATACAAATGAGATCATCCTTGGCTTGCCAATAA